A stretch of Mastomys coucha isolate ucsf_1 unplaced genomic scaffold, UCSF_Mcou_1 pScaffold3, whole genome shotgun sequence DNA encodes these proteins:
- the Tdrd6 gene encoding tudor domain-containing protein 6 isoform X2 has translation MSSTPGLPTPGATLALRVSFVDVHPEVIPVQLWGLVGQRREEYVRLSREIQEAAATRGPWALGGAAASPGELCLVQVGLMWHRCRVVSRQAQDSRVFLLDEGRTITAGAGSLAPGRSEFFHLPSEVLGCVLAGLVPAGGGGTGGGEPQHWSPSAVDFLSNLQGKEVHGRVLDVLLLHRLVLLEVPVVSQQMEELGLARQVPDSLFCSLLKRYLTAVGLGSSGAPILPRVAPKQEHPGLDYFYPQLQLGVTEPVVVTQVCHPHRIHCQLRSLSQEIHRLSESMAQVYRAPTGTEDEDSGSATWEEREESPDKPGSPCASCGLDGQWYRALLLETFRAQRCAQVLHVDYGRKELVSCSSLRYLLPEYFRMPVVTYPCALYGLWDCGRGWSRSQVGDLKALILGQAVNAKIEFYCSFEHMYYVTLYGEDGINLNSAFGVQSCCLADRFLQSQGIGEEEEEDEEEEDEVEAAFQSQSPAEEVEEEVPLPSLRSIRLKMNTFYDAQVEFVKSPSEFWIRLRKHKKPFSKLTKRMCSFYSSASKLDGVILKPEPDDLCCVKWKENGYYRATVTRLDSKSVDVFLVDRGNSENVDWGDVRMLLPQFRQLPILALKCTLADIWPLGKTWSQEAISFFKKTVLHKELVVHILDKQDRQYVIEILDESRTGEENISKVIAQAGYAKFQEFETKENIRLSAHSPGHGSGHFIGEPSKIPSAKKVEADQKAKKDNKTLSVSEALVDTVSLSNVSTGQTAQDKEKVTSDPSLLMLNFLKTKPDCCGKGELEVGSTVEVKVSHIENPGSFWCQLMRNAQGFRTLMCDIEDYCKSEPSPYEGDTRACLAKRTANGRWSRALISGPQSLEHVRVVFVDYGDKDVVSMKDILSVSDVFFKVRAQAFRCSLYNLIQPTGENPFVWDEKAVQAFSEFINNAWQNNLELKCTIFALASRHEEEWFSVVDLLTPFQSACHFLVEKRLARPVKLQKPLEPSVQLHSYYYSTHDLKIGSEELVYITHADDPWTFYCQLARNTNILEQLSYNIMQLSKALLNLKASTLVPGTLCLAKYTDGNWYRGIIIEKEPSKVFFVDFGNTYVASDHLLPIPRDAYEVLLLPMQAVKCSLSDIPHHIPEEVTAWFQETVLDKSLKALVVAKDPDGRLIIELYDEIVQINASINEKLGLLGYKNRTRKKEKEDEIILDEAEALEGKKESVKPSPTDYLGKSGESKAHSVDIMGESCKPKISPACKELKYLQGSAKANLVTPYQDSTGNKNDGVFPLTREKKEDVSASSPMSATKLDSTLPERRMGEASGRDLPPKFCEFPQKTIAPGFKTSVYVSHINDLSDFYIQLIEDEAEINHLSERLNDVRTRPQYHTGPPWQSGDVICAVFPEDNLWYRAVVMEQQANDLLSVQFIDYGNMSVVHTNRTGRLGPIDAVIPALCLHCSLKGLSVPDCKEMVGYFSQRTDEAQIRCEFVKFQGIWEVILSDEHGIIAEDIISRFPFDEKSKAWLNTQTMKGDCLKTANKPNLDTSVFLNWYNPKAKLIKAYATVIDGPEYFWCQFADSEKLQYLEKEVQSAVKHPPDRKGCTPCPQVGDPCIVQYREDGHYYRALITNICDNRLASVRLVDFGNVEDCVDTKALWSIPSELLLVPMQAFPCCLSGFAISGGVCPQEGNDYFYDIVTEDVLEITILEIKRDVCDIPLAIVELRSKGENINEKMKKYAKMGMPKSDLYSEKHGSARKGSLTSPDLGLKKPSHKIAQDKTFYVEARASELEKDLNIESKPSKFYERSTRNIFDAFENSCKGKMGSERLEGGMDYHFMDRAKFDDNYLITGFNPILAHASEPKELLELNSLEVPLSPDDDECKEFLELESIELQHSPAGEEEKEELGLGSPMAPLSPGSQAGATLEPFLMQLPLDCEAEKQLELELPTPQLSSDDSISPLSATVSQDIQKSRCAEGERKSRCVGSSDDDHSRSPLTHHGTGGNSRAHDETNLSEDQFLQFKSKDSTALLAPSFSEEEAREKRQCGSMVPGAGLCSSSLPVLNSAVQLQNTYTLKGFSVGSKCVVWSSLRNTWSKCEILELAEEGTRVLNLSNGVEETVSPENVWNGIPKVDKRPSEAVFQTVGKDPPFMPPDDATIKEKKSGDEDSTLNMAKLNI, from the exons ATGAGTTCGACTCCGGGGCTGCCCACTCCGGGGGCCACGCTGGCCCTGCGGGTGTCCTTCGTGGACGTGCATCCCGAGGTGATCCCGGTGCAGCTGTGGGGACTGGTGGGTCAGCGGCGAGAGGAGTACGTGCGGCTGAGCCGGGAGATCCAGGAGGCGGCAGCCACGCGCGGTCCCTGGGCGCTGGGTGGGGCGGCGGCATCGCCGGGGGAGCTGTGCCTGGTGCAGGTGGGGCTCATGTGGCACCGCTGCCGCGTGGTCAGCCGCCAGGCGCAAGACAGCCGAGTCTTCCTGTTGGATGAGGGCCGCACCATCACGGCGGGCGCGGGCTCGCTGGCACCAGGGCGTAGCGAGTTCTTCCACCTGCCCTCCGAGGTGCTGGGCTGTGTGCTAGCTGGCCTGGTGCccgcgggcggtggtggcaccgGCGGTGGCGAACCCCAGCACTGGTCCCCCAGCGCCGTGGACTTCCTTAGCAACCTGCAGGGCAAGGAGGTGCACGGACGTGTCCTGGACGTGCTGCTCCTCCATCGTCTAGTGCTGCTAGAGGTGCCCGTTGTGTCTCAGCAGATGGAGGAGCTGGGTCTGGCCCGGCAGGTGCCCGACAGCCTCTTCTGTTCGCTGCTCAAACGCTACCTGACTGCGGTCGGGCTGGGCAGCTCCGGAGCTCCAATTCTTCCGCGAGTCGCGCCCAAACAAGAGCATCCTGGGTTGGATTACTTTTATCCCCAACTGCAGCTGGGAGTGACGGAGCCGGTGGTGGTAACCCAAGTATGCCATCCCCACCGAATTCACTGCCAACTCCGGAGCCTCTCGCAGGAGATCCACCGTCTCTCTGAGAGCATGGCCCAGGTATACCGGGCGCCTACGGGGACAGAGGATGAAGACTCTGGCAGTGCcacctgggaggagagggaggagagcccTGACAAACCGGGATCTCCATGTGCTTCCTGTGGTTTGGACGGACAGTGGTACCGGGCTCTCTTGCTTGAGACCTTCAGGGCTCAGCGCTGTGCCCAGGTGCTTCACGTCGATTACGGAAGGAAAGAACTGGTAAGCTGCAGCAGCCTTCGCTATTTGCTGCCGGAGTATTTTCGAATGCCCGTGGTGACCTACCCTTGTGCGTTGTATGGACTCTGGGACTGCGGGAGAGGCTGGTCCCGGTCACAAGTAGGCGATCTGAAAGCTCTGATCCTGGGCCAGGCAGTGAATGCGAAGATTGAATTTTACTGTTCCTTTGAGCATATGTATTATGTCACCCTGTACGGGGAAGATGGAATTAATCTCAACAGTGCGTTCGGAGTACAATCCTGTTGCCTGGCTGACCGGTTTCTTCAGAGCCAGGGgataggagaggaggaggaggaggatgaagaggaggaggacgaagtGGAGGCGGCGTTTCAGTCGCAGTCCCCCGctgaggaagtggaagaggaagttCCCCTCCCGTCCTTGAGATCCATCAGGTTGAAGATGAATACCTTCTATGACGCCCAGGTGGAGTTCGTGAAGAGCCCTTCGGAGTTCTGGATTCGTCTTAGAAAGCACAAGAAGCCCTTCAGCAAGCTGACGAAGAGAATGTGCAGTTTCTATTCTTCTGCCAGTAAGCTGGACGGGGTTATTCTGAAACCGGAACCGGATGATCTTTGCTgtgtaaaatggaaagaaaatggctATTACCGGGCCACGGTCACCCGATTAGACAGCAAGAGTGTGGATGTGTTCCTGGTGGACCGGGGCAACTCTGAGAATGTGGACTGGGGTGACGTGAGGATGCTGCTGCCTCAGTTTAGGCAGCTACCGATACTGGCTCTGAAATGCACCCTGGCTGACATCTGGCCCCTGGGAAAAACTTGGAGCCAGGAggccatttcattttttaaaaagacagtacTCCACAAAGAATTGGTGGTCCACATTCTTGATAAGCAGGATCGCCAATATGTCATAGAGATCCTGGATGAATCCAGAACAGGGGAGGAAAACATTAGTAAGGTCATCGCTCAAGCTGGATATGCCAAGTTTCAGGAATTtgaaaccaaagaaaacattagGCTCAGTGCCCACTCCCCCGGGCATGGTTCTGGTCATTTTATTGGGGAGCCTAGCAAAATACCTTCTGCCAAGAAGGTCGAAGCCGACCAGAAAGCCAAGAAAGATAATAAAACCCTCTCTGTTTCGGAAGCTTTGGTGGACACAGTAAGCCTTTCAAATGTTTCCACTGGACAGACTGCACAGGACAAAGAAAAGGTAACGTCTGACCCCTCTCTCCTCATGCTGAATTTCTTGAAAACGAAACCAGACTGCTGTGGTAAAGGAGAATTGGAGGTGGGCAGCACCGTTGAAGTCAAAGTGTCTCACATCGAAAACCCTGGCTCCTTCTGGTGTCAGCTGATGAGGAACGCTCAAGGCTTCAGAACCCTGATGTGTGACATCGAGGACTATTGCAAAAGCGAGCCATCTCCCTATGAGGGGGACACCCGAGCTTGTCTGGCAAAGCGAACAGCAAATGGGAGATGGTCCAGAGCTCTGATTAGTGGGCCACAGTCGTTAGAGCACGTCAGAGTGGTGTTTGTGGATTATGGAGACAAGGACGTGGTATCTATGAAGGACATACTCTCTGTCAGTGACGTGTTTTTCAAGGTTAGAGCTCAGGCCTTTCGGTGTAGTCTTTATAATTTAATTCAACCGACTGGTGAAAATCCCTTTGTCTGGGATGAAAAAGCAGTACAGGCTTTTAGTGAGTTCATCAATAATGCTTGGCAGAATAACTTAGAATTAAAATGTACAATCTTTGCTTTGGCATCAAGACATGAGGAAGAGTGGTTCAGTGTTGTGGACTTGCTAACGCCCTTTCAGAGCGCCTGCCATTTTTTAGTAGAAAAGAGACTTGCCAGGCCTGTAAAACTTCAGAAACCTCTGGAGCCTTCCGTTCAGCTACACTCTTACTACTATTCCACCCATGACCTAAAAATTGGAAGTGAAGAATTGGTGTACATAACACATGCTGATGACCCCTGGACATTTTATTGTCAACTCGcaagaaacacaaacattttaGAGCAATTATCGTATAACATCATGCAGCTAAGTAAAGCCTTACTGAATTTAAAAGCATCCACCTTGGTCCCTGGAACCTTGTGCCTTGCCAAATACACTGACGGAAACTGGTATAGGggaataataatagaaaaagaaccAAGTAAGgtcttttttgttgattttgggAACACGTACGTAGCAAGCGACCATCTGCTCCCCATCCCTCGAGATGCGTATGAGGTCTTACTTTTACCCATGCAAGCCGTGAAATGCTCATTATCCGACATCCCTCATCACATCCCAGAAGAAGTCACAGCATGGTTTCAGGAGACTGTTTTAGATAAGTCATTGAAGGCTTTAGTCGTAGCAAAAGACCCAGATGGAAGACTGATTATAGAGCTGTATGACGAGATTGTCCAGATCAATGCCAGTATTAACGAGAAGCTCGGGCTCCTTGGTTACaagaacagaacaagaaaaaaagaaaaagaggatgaAATAATACTCGACGAGGCTGAAGCTCTGGAAGGTAAAAAGGAGAGCGTGAAGCCCTCGCCCACTGACTATTTGGGTAAATCAGGAGAGAGCAAAGCACACAGTGTAGATATTATGGGTGAGTCATGCAAACCCAAGATCAGCCCAGCATGTAAGGAGCTCAAATATTTACAAGGCTCAGCAAAGGCCAACCTAGTCACACCATATCAGGACTCCACGGGAAACAAAAATGATGGAGTGTTCCCATTaacaagggagaagaaagaagatgtgTCTGCCAGCTCACCCATGAGTGCCACCAAACTAGACTCCACTCTTCCTGAGAGAAGGATGGGAGAAGCCAGCggcagagatctgcctcccaagttttgtGAATTCCCACAGAAGACGATAGCGCCTGGCTTTAAGACCTCTGTGTATGTTTCCCACATTAACGACCTTTCGGATTTTTACATCCAGCTGATAGAAGATGAAGCTGAGATCAATCACCTTTCAGAGAGACTGAATGATGTCAGAACACGGCCCCAGTACCACACAGGTCCACCATGGCAAAGCGGAGACGTGATATGTGCCGTTTTCCCAGAGGATAACTTATGGTACCGAGCAGTTGTCATGGAACAGCAAGCCAACGACCTTCTCTCTGTCCAGTTTATCGATTATGGCAACATGTCTGTGGTTCACACTAACAGAACCGGTCGGCTTGGTCCCATTGATGCGGTGATACCTGCGCTGTGCCTCCACTGCTCCCTAAAGGGGCTTTCGGTACCAGACTGCAAGGAAATGGTGGGCTACTTTTCCCAAAGGACAGATGAGGCTCAGATAAGATGTGAATTTGTTAAATTCCAAGGCATCTGGGAAGTGATTCTCTCGGATGAACATGGAATCATAGCTGAAGATATAATTAGCAGATTTCCATTCGATGAAAAATCTAAAGCGTGGCTTAACACCCAGACCATGAAAGGGGACTGCTTGAAGACGGCTAACAAACCCAACCTTGACACCTCAGTGTTTCTTAACTGGTATAACCCCAAAGCAAAACTGATAAAAGCCTACGCCACCGTGATAGACGGGCCCGAGTACTTTTGGTGTCAGTTTGCTGATTCGGAGAAGCTGCAGTATCTAGAAAAAGAGGTTCAAAGTGCTGTGAAGCATCCCCCGGACAGGAAAGGCTGCACCCCGTGTCCGCAAGTTGGAGATCCGTGCATCGTGCAGTACAGAGAAGATGGGCACTACTACAGAGCCCTCATCACTAACATCTGTGACAATCGCCTTGCATCAGTCAGGCTTGTGGACTTTGGGAACGTGGAGGATTGTGTGGACACCAAAGCACTTTGGAGCATCCCTTCTGAGCTCCTGCTGGTCCCCATGCAAGCGTTCCCATGCTGCCTCTCTGGTTTTGCCATCTCTGGCGGTGTGTGCCCTCAAGAgggaaatgattatttttatgacATAGTCACGGAGGACGTGTTGGAAATAACAATCTTGGAGATTAAAAGAGACGTCTGTGACATCCCCTTAGCTATTGTGGAACTAAGGAGCAAAGGCGAGAACATTAACGAGAAGATGAAGAAGTACGCTAAGATGGGCATGCCCAAGAGTGACCTATACTCTGAGAAGCATGGCTCAGCGAGAAAGGGAAGCCTTACCAGTCCTGACCTTGGCCTCAAGAAGCCAAGTCATAAAATAGCACAAGATAAGACATTCTACGTGGAAGCCCGGGCAAGTGAGCTTGAAAAGGATTTAAACATTGAAAGCAAGCCAAGTAAATTCTATGAACGCAGCACCCGTAACATCTTCGACGCTTTCGAGAACTCATGCAAAGGTAAAATGGGTTCTGAGAGGCTAGAAGGTGGCATGGATTACCATTTCATGGACAGAGCCAAGTTTGATGATAACTACCTCATTACAGGATTTAACCCAATATTGGCCCATGCTAGTGAGCCTAAGGAGTTACTGGAACTGAATTCACTAGAGGTACCACTCTCCCCTGACGACGATGAATGCAAAGAATTCTTAGAACTGGAATCCATTGAGTTACAGCATTCACCtgctggagaggaagagaaagaggagctaGGCCTGGGGTCTCCAATGGCACCACTGTCCCCTGGCAGCCAGGCAGGAGCCACCCTGGAGCCATTCCTGATGCAGCTTCCGCTGGACTGTGAGGCCGAGAAGCAGCTGGAACTGGAGCTCCCTACACCCCAGCTGTCATCAGATGACAGCATAAGCCCTTTATCTGCCACTGTCAGCCAGGACATCCAGAAATCTAGGTGTGCTGAGGGTGAGAGGAAGTCCAGGTGCGTAGGCTCTTCTGATGACGACCACAGCAGGTCTCCACTCACCCACCACGGGACTGGTGGCAATTCCCGGGCACATGATGAAACCAACCTATCTGAAGACCAGTTTCTAcaatttaaaagcaaagacagCACTGCCTTATTGGCACCCTCATTCTCtgaggaagaagccagagaaaaaaGGCAGTGTGGGAGCATGGTACCAG GTGCCGGACTGTGCTCATCAAGTCTCCCTGTGCTCAATTCAGCAGTTCAGTTGCAGAACACCTACACTCTGAAAGGCTTCTCTGTTGGATCAAAATGTGTCGTGTGGTCGAGCCTAAGAAACACATGGTCTAAGTGTGAGATTCTGGAACTAGCAGAAGAAGGAACAAGG